The Corallococcus exiguus genome has a window encoding:
- a CDS encoding putative metal-binding motif-containing protein, whose amino-acid sequence MRWARLWAVVFAVGVLGGCEDADPPVNPVPDAGTVDSGTGDAGTAEDGGTQTDAGTDAGSLGEPPPCERTQGICVGARRALVDGAYEPVCTATSYGADYEATETRCDGLDNDCDGVTDPPSWSQVAPLEAPPHAGRISSLRVPDGVLAVVFDRMAVARVIRMDTAMMPLSVVDARVEVLDDSLALDSVSTRLLRTSKGSALYYSSAGPGHDHTQGRLILLDAKGRPVPPDGAPEVGVLLFDQPVGDRATAAAVSADGSRVFAAWRDASQYVTGGRELWGTLTELDGESVVAPRVLMRALAEDKLLYGVEVMGLRDGGFLVLAQEMKQGASEGLLRLQRFDSGLQPVGDERTFSAQANPATRLVDLGAAAGDALASPAIVLRGAQGSERVLRVLGNLFGEGTSRTLAVTTPGEDPWFGTAVTSRGIEAAWLSVSSAPQGGDSWFGFRGRFWALGKAGVPADLTSGPEYLPLNQFSQWVMLEELPDRWMGALVMTSTESPLAHTLQAVRYCAP is encoded by the coding sequence ATGCGTTGGGCAAGGCTTTGGGCGGTGGTGTTCGCGGTGGGGGTGCTGGGTGGATGTGAGGATGCGGATCCGCCAGTGAATCCGGTTCCGGATGCGGGGACCGTTGATTCGGGGACCGGTGATGCGGGGACCGCGGAGGATGGCGGCACGCAGACGGATGCCGGCACCGACGCGGGCTCCTTGGGAGAACCTCCTCCCTGTGAGCGGACGCAAGGCATCTGTGTGGGGGCCCGGCGCGCCCTGGTGGACGGAGCCTACGAGCCGGTATGCACCGCTACCTCGTATGGTGCTGACTATGAGGCCACGGAGACGCGCTGCGATGGCCTGGACAACGACTGCGATGGGGTGACGGACCCACCGTCCTGGTCCCAGGTCGCGCCGCTGGAAGCACCTCCGCATGCAGGCCGGATCAGCAGCCTCCGGGTGCCCGACGGTGTCCTGGCGGTGGTCTTCGACCGCATGGCGGTGGCGCGTGTCATCCGGATGGACACCGCGATGATGCCCCTGAGCGTCGTGGACGCGCGAGTGGAGGTATTGGACGACTCCCTCGCGCTCGACTCGGTGAGCACCCGGTTGTTGCGCACGTCCAAGGGCTCCGCGCTGTACTACTCATCGGCGGGACCGGGGCACGACCATACGCAGGGCCGACTCATCCTGCTGGATGCGAAGGGCCGTCCCGTGCCCCCGGATGGCGCGCCGGAGGTGGGCGTGCTCCTCTTCGACCAGCCCGTGGGGGACCGGGCCACCGCGGCGGCCGTGTCGGCGGACGGGTCGCGGGTCTTCGCGGCCTGGCGGGATGCCTCCCAATACGTCACCGGCGGCCGTGAGCTGTGGGGCACGCTCACGGAGCTGGACGGTGAATCCGTGGTGGCTCCCCGAGTCCTGATGCGGGCGCTCGCCGAGGACAAGCTCCTCTACGGCGTGGAGGTGATGGGGTTGCGGGATGGAGGCTTCCTGGTCCTGGCCCAGGAGATGAAGCAAGGCGCCTCCGAGGGACTGCTGCGGCTCCAGCGCTTCGACAGCGGCCTGCAACCCGTGGGTGATGAGCGGACCTTCTCCGCGCAGGCGAATCCAGCGACCCGACTCGTGGACCTGGGCGCGGCGGCGGGCGATGCCTTGGCGTCTCCGGCCATCGTGCTGCGCGGTGCACAGGGCAGTGAGCGCGTGCTGAGGGTCCTGGGGAACCTCTTCGGCGAAGGGACCTCGCGCACCCTGGCCGTGACGACGCCTGGGGAGGATCCCTGGTTCGGGACCGCGGTGACGTCCCGGGGGATCGAGGCGGCGTGGCTCTCCGTCTCCTCGGCCCCGCAGGGCGGCGATTCCTGGTTCGGCTTTCGGGGTCGGTTCTGGGCCCTGGGGAAGGCAGGCGTCCCGGCGGACCTGACCTCCGGGCCCGAATACCTGCCCCTCAACCAGTTCTCGCAGTGGGTCATGCTGGAAGAGCTTCCGGACCGCTGGATGGGGGCGCTCGTGATGACCTCCACCGAAAGCCCCCTGGCTCACACCCTCCAGGCGGTCCGCTACTGCGCACCGTGA
- a CDS encoding DUF4437 domain-containing protein, whose amino-acid sequence MKTLPKLVAAVAVVSAFTFAAAKGKESAAFQQTAYDKLTWTEMMPGGPSVHVLWGDMKKGPYALLMKFPAGFDSGPHTHSAGYHGVLVKGRMTNTSEGAAEAGAVEAGSTWDQPGKVVHRNQCAPDAECVMLIAQDKPFDFAPAKAK is encoded by the coding sequence GTGAAGACCCTGCCCAAGCTCGTCGCCGCCGTCGCCGTCGTCTCCGCGTTCACCTTCGCCGCCGCCAAGGGCAAGGAGTCCGCCGCGTTCCAGCAGACCGCCTATGACAAGCTCACCTGGACGGAGATGATGCCGGGCGGCCCGTCCGTGCACGTGCTCTGGGGCGACATGAAGAAGGGCCCGTATGCCCTGCTGATGAAGTTCCCCGCCGGGTTCGACTCCGGGCCGCACACCCACTCCGCCGGCTACCACGGCGTGCTGGTGAAGGGCCGCATGACGAACACCAGCGAGGGCGCCGCCGAAGCGGGCGCCGTGGAGGCCGGCAGCACCTGGGACCAGCCCGGCAAGGTGGTGCACCGCAACCAGTGCGCGCCGGACGCCGAGTGCGTGATGCTCATCGCCCAGGACAAGCCCTTCGACTTCGCACCCGCCAAGGCGAAGTAG
- a CDS encoding anthrone oxygenase family protein, with translation MMNLKPSAAEILLWLFVLNLGVAFGAGLYEHRISLPRWLDVTGGHWSSEAARQDDVGRRFWGVVTTGPLTLLTLASLYFATRATGPLRSWWLAAALVVLVDRVLTFSYFIPTMVRLMQSPDTPAAVETATRWVRMNHLRHALAGGAWFAALQALSWLRVKGGA, from the coding sequence ATGATGAACCTGAAGCCCTCCGCGGCGGAAATCCTGTTGTGGCTCTTCGTGCTCAACCTGGGCGTCGCGTTCGGCGCGGGGCTCTATGAGCACCGCATCTCGCTCCCCCGGTGGCTCGACGTCACGGGCGGGCACTGGTCCTCGGAGGCGGCGCGCCAGGATGACGTGGGGCGGCGCTTCTGGGGTGTTGTCACCACGGGTCCGCTGACGCTGCTCACACTGGCCAGTCTCTATTTCGCCACGAGGGCCACGGGTCCGCTGCGCTCCTGGTGGCTCGCGGCCGCGCTGGTGGTGCTCGTGGACCGGGTGCTGACCTTCTCGTACTTCATCCCCACGATGGTCCGACTGATGCAATCGCCTGACACTCCGGCGGCCGTGGAGACCGCGACCCGGTGGGTTCGGATGAACCATCTCCGTCATGCGCTCGCGGGAGGCGCATGGTTCGCGGCCCTTCAAGCCCTTTCATGGCTCCGGGTGAAGGGAGGCGCGTGA
- a CDS encoding helix-turn-helix domain-containing protein gives MSPRHALLAQIGADIVRFQEASAEFDSAVGEVLALGRAELTCLAQLHFGGPAPLSAVARGADVERLELAGYVQREGSGSNRKLALTGHAREWIETLWGPLQADGLQLMAPLPDAELKVIARFLGEARKVQDRHATRMAKLLQEPGGTRAARRRGGLSAAALHRVRLFVEAHLARRIQVGELARRAGLSVFYFTRAFRQSMGMTPHAYVQQRRVERARSLLSHTTRSLGDIALAVGFSSQSHFTTVFRRVTGLTPAVLRRAGR, from the coding sequence ATGAGCCCCCGGCACGCACTCCTCGCCCAGATTGGCGCCGACATCGTCCGCTTCCAGGAAGCCTCCGCGGAGTTCGACTCCGCCGTGGGAGAGGTGCTCGCGCTCGGCCGCGCGGAACTGACGTGTCTGGCGCAGCTGCACTTCGGAGGCCCCGCGCCCCTGAGCGCGGTCGCACGAGGCGCCGATGTGGAGCGATTGGAGCTCGCCGGCTACGTCCAGCGGGAGGGCTCGGGAAGCAACAGGAAGCTCGCGCTCACCGGGCATGCGCGCGAATGGATTGAAACCCTCTGGGGTCCCCTCCAGGCGGATGGCTTGCAGCTGATGGCGCCGCTGCCGGACGCGGAGTTGAAGGTCATCGCCCGCTTCCTGGGCGAGGCGAGGAAGGTGCAGGACCGCCATGCCACCCGCATGGCGAAGTTGCTCCAGGAACCCGGGGGGACGCGAGCGGCGCGGAGGCGCGGAGGCCTCTCCGCGGCAGCGCTCCACCGCGTGCGGCTCTTCGTCGAAGCGCACCTCGCGCGGAGGATCCAGGTGGGCGAGCTGGCCCGGCGCGCGGGGCTGAGCGTCTTCTACTTCACCCGCGCCTTCAGGCAGTCCATGGGCATGACGCCGCACGCCTACGTGCAGCAGCGGAGGGTGGAGCGGGCGCGCAGCCTGTTGAGCCACACGACCCGCTCCCTCGGAGACATCGCGCTCGCGGTCGGCTTCAGCTCCCAGAGTCACTTCACCACGGTGTTCCGCCGGGTGACGGGGCTCACGCCCGCCGTCCTGCGGCGCGCGGGACGCTGA
- a CDS encoding LysR family transcriptional regulator, giving the protein MPEWSDLRHFLAIAREGNLSAAARRLKVDQTTVGRRLAVLEKELGARLFDRTPTGLRPTAVALRIRPAAEAVEAEALRVERLASGEDLRPSGPVTVTATDSFLVHNVMPWLAAFQERHPEIELQLLSGYESLSLVRREADVAIRLVRPQEASLRARKVAAIGVVPFASKAYLSRRGPVRFDTGLQGHSVVGYAQDSRRWPESKWLDVHAAKATVALRLTSILGLLQAAREGLGVALLPAFFGHLHPELVPLRDALPELERTVWLVFHEDLAHNVRVRAVVDFLAETIGKQAEALAKPPARSRKKRAR; this is encoded by the coding sequence ATGCCCGAATGGAGCGACCTGCGGCACTTCCTGGCCATCGCGAGGGAGGGGAACCTCTCCGCGGCGGCGCGGCGATTGAAGGTGGACCAGACCACGGTGGGCCGGCGCCTGGCCGTGCTGGAGAAGGAGCTGGGGGCACGGCTCTTCGACCGGACTCCCACGGGTCTGCGTCCCACGGCGGTAGCGCTGCGCATTCGCCCGGCCGCGGAGGCGGTGGAGGCGGAGGCGCTGCGAGTGGAGCGGCTCGCCAGCGGCGAGGACCTGCGTCCCTCCGGACCGGTGACCGTCACCGCGACGGACTCCTTCCTGGTCCACAACGTGATGCCGTGGCTGGCCGCGTTCCAGGAGCGCCATCCGGAAATCGAGTTGCAGCTGCTCTCCGGTTACGAATCCCTGTCGCTGGTGCGGCGCGAGGCGGACGTGGCCATCAGGCTGGTCCGGCCGCAAGAGGCGTCGCTGCGGGCCCGGAAGGTGGCTGCCATTGGTGTCGTGCCGTTCGCGTCGAAGGCCTATCTCTCCCGCCGGGGGCCGGTGCGTTTCGACACGGGGCTCCAGGGGCACTCGGTGGTGGGGTACGCGCAGGACTCGCGGCGCTGGCCGGAGTCGAAGTGGCTGGACGTGCACGCGGCGAAGGCCACGGTGGCGCTGCGGCTGACGTCCATCCTGGGGCTGCTCCAGGCCGCGCGCGAGGGCCTGGGCGTGGCGCTGCTGCCGGCGTTCTTCGGCCACCTGCATCCGGAGTTGGTGCCTCTGCGTGACGCCCTGCCGGAGTTGGAGCGGACGGTGTGGCTGGTGTTCCACGAGGACCTGGCCCACAACGTCCGGGTGCGCGCGGTAGTGGACTTCCTGGCGGAGACCATCGGGAAGCAGGCGGAGGCGCTCGCGAAGCCTCCGGCCAGGTCCCGGAAGAAGCGCGCCCGGTGA
- a CDS encoding intradiol ring-cleavage dioxygenase: MSDDERNHHHGLQQDLRVMATRTDRRELLRWMAFTSLIPIIGCGGPDSSGSGDTSGCARIPEETAGPYPGDGSNGANALVLSGIVRSDIRSSIANASGVAAGIPLTITLTLVGSDDSCTPLRGYAIYLWHCDQAGRYSMYSSGVTHENYLRGVQVTDEEGKVTFTSIFPACYSGRWPHIHFEIYPSVEATSSSRNKVATSQLALPEDVCDTVYATSGYSQSVRNLSQISLSSDNVFSDGASTQLATVTGNTSDGYAASLVVGIKV, from the coding sequence ATGAGTGACGACGAGCGGAATCACCACCACGGACTCCAGCAGGACCTGCGGGTCATGGCGACGCGCACGGACCGGCGGGAGCTGCTGCGCTGGATGGCCTTCACCAGCCTCATTCCCATCATCGGCTGCGGAGGGCCGGACTCCAGCGGCAGCGGGGACACGTCGGGCTGCGCGAGGATTCCGGAGGAGACGGCCGGTCCCTATCCCGGTGACGGCTCCAACGGAGCCAACGCCCTGGTGCTGTCGGGCATCGTCCGGAGCGACATCCGCTCCAGCATCGCGAACGCGAGCGGCGTCGCGGCGGGCATCCCGCTCACCATCACCCTCACGCTGGTCGGCAGCGACGACAGCTGCACGCCGCTCCGGGGCTATGCCATCTACCTGTGGCACTGCGACCAGGCGGGGCGGTACTCCATGTACTCGTCGGGCGTCACCCACGAGAACTACCTGCGCGGGGTGCAGGTGACGGACGAGGAGGGCAAGGTGACCTTCACCAGCATCTTCCCCGCCTGCTACAGCGGCCGCTGGCCGCACATCCACTTCGAAATCTACCCCTCGGTGGAGGCCACCTCCTCCTCGCGCAACAAGGTGGCCACGTCCCAGTTGGCCCTGCCGGAGGACGTCTGTGACACCGTCTACGCGACGTCTGGCTATTCGCAGAGCGTCCGCAACCTCAGCCAGATTTCGCTCTCCAGCGACAACGTGTTCAGCGACGGCGCGTCCACGCAGCTGGCGACCGTGACGGGCAACACCTCGGATGGCTATGCCGCGTCCCTGGTCGTGGGCATCAAGGTTTGA
- a CDS encoding DUF3224 domain-containing protein — MTKRVNGPFDVKLTPMAPEAGAVDAAPGRMMLDKRYHGALEATSQGQMIAVRTPVEGSAGYVAMERVNGTLDGRAGTFALQHFGVMTRGAPHLVISVVPDSGTGELTGLAGSMTIDIAPGGKHSYDFQYTLPDAP; from the coding sequence ATGACGAAGCGCGTGAACGGACCTTTCGACGTCAAGCTCACCCCCATGGCCCCGGAGGCGGGCGCGGTGGACGCGGCCCCGGGCCGGATGATGCTCGACAAGCGCTATCACGGTGCGCTGGAGGCCACGAGCCAGGGACAGATGATCGCGGTGCGGACGCCTGTGGAGGGGTCCGCGGGGTACGTGGCCATGGAGCGCGTCAACGGGACGCTGGACGGCCGCGCCGGCACCTTCGCGCTCCAGCACTTCGGGGTGATGACGCGCGGTGCGCCCCACCTCGTCATCTCCGTGGTGCCGGACTCTGGAACCGGCGAGCTCACGGGGCTCGCCGGTTCGATGACCATCGACATCGCGCCGGGCGGGAAGCACTCCTACGACTTCCAGTACACCCTGCCGGACGCGCCGTGA